The stretch of DNA CAGCTGACTCATCAAAAATTGGTCATAAGTCTCTAGTGCTACTTGTCCAATGTAAGTTAACTTTGTCACCACTTTCTCTGGAAATATAACTTTTAGAAGTCTACTCGTCATCGCTGCCAGATGTTCCTTACTGGATAAAAATAAAAAGGTAAATACTATAATCAGAAAGGCATTCATTATACTTGAAAAAATATTGCCGATATTACTAGTCAGACCGGATAAGAAGGTTATCAAAGCTTGACTAATAGAGCTAGACTGTCCCTGAATTCCTGATACGATAGTTGACAGCATGTCTTTGGTTACAAATTCCGAGCTGTCTAGCAATTTCCCAAGTTGAGTCAGGACTGTTGAAAGGACTGCTCCCAGCTGACTAATAGTCTGAGCAAGGGTTGGAAGCACCAAAACCAAAAGACAGATCACGATTAAGATAAGAGATAGGAAAACAAGCACCATAGCAATCGGACGGCGCAACCCTGCCTTTACCTTCAATTTAACTAAGTACTGTTCAATTTTTTTCATAGGAACATTAAGCACAAAAGCAATGACAGCACCATAAATCAAGGTAGAAGTTACTTCAAAGAGAGATACTGCCCCTGATATAAAGCTTGATGCATTCAGAATTACAAGAGTAACCAGCCCTATAAAAAGTATTAATGGGGTGTATTTTTTTACTAAATTCATAAATTCTCCTTAATAAACATGTTTAGATACGACTATACTATTTGGTTTTTCAAACTCTCGGTCAAGGTAAGCTTGGTAAGTTCCTGGTGCGATAAATCCTTTGGGTGAGAGGATATCGGTG from Streptococcus mitis encodes:
- a CDS encoding AI-2E family transporter, which codes for MNLVKKYTPLILFIGLVTLVILNASSFISGAVSLFEVTSTLIYGAVIAFVLNVPMKKIEQYLVKLKVKAGLRRPIAMVLVFLSLILIVICLLVLVLPTLAQTISQLGAVLSTVLTQLGKLLDSSEFVTKDMLSTIVSGIQGQSSSISQALITFLSGLTSNIGNIFSSIMNAFLIIVFTFLFLSSKEHLAAMTSRLLKVIFPEKVVTKLTYIGQVALETYDQFLMSQLIEAVIIGVMIAVGYSLFGLPYGVMTGIFAGVLSFIPYVGPMIACVVGAIFIFTVSPTQALLSLLLYQVIQLIEGNLIYPRVVGQSIGLPAIFTLAAASIGGNLFGLLGMIFFTPIFAVIYRLVKEFVVAKENQLD